A genomic window from Enterobacteriaceae endosymbiont of Macroplea appendiculata includes:
- the rsmI gene encoding 16S rRNA (cytidine(1402)-2'-O)-methyltransferase, producing the protein MKTNITGNLYIVPTPIGNYDDISQRAIKILKQVDYILSEDTRKTGILLKQYNITNRLNSYYEFNEKKKSNIILNHLQQGKNIALVSDAGTPLINDPGYRIVELCRRKDNNVKIIPLSGPCAAILALSASGLTTHRFCYEGFLSKKHSKRIKRLEQLKMEYRTIILYESKYRILNCLYDIQNVFGKDRYIVIAKDLTKKWEQIYGNTIEKIIYWIKLDKNRLKGEIVLIIQGNKNITSNINMSKILSIIKILKKDLSTKKIINIISHIYPIRKNILYQIMLTKI; encoded by the coding sequence ATGAAAACTAATATAACTGGAAATTTATATATTGTACCTACTCCTATAGGCAATTATGATGATATTTCACAAAGAGCAATAAAAATTTTAAAACAGGTTGATTATATTTTATCTGAAGATACAAGAAAAACAGGTATTTTATTAAAACAATATAATATCACTAATAGATTAAATTCATACTATGAATTTAATGAAAAAAAAAAATCTAATATAATATTAAATCATTTACAGCAAGGGAAAAATATTGCATTAGTCTCTGATGCAGGAACACCATTAATTAATGATCCTGGATATAGAATTGTAGAATTATGTCGCAGAAAAGATAATAACGTTAAAATTATACCATTAAGTGGTCCTTGTGCAGCAATTTTAGCTTTATCAGCATCTGGTTTAACAACTCATCGTTTTTGTTATGAAGGATTTTTATCTAAAAAACATAGTAAAAGAATTAAAAGATTAGAACAGTTAAAAATGGAATATAGAACTATTATTTTATATGAATCAAAATATCGTATTTTAAATTGTTTATATGATATACAAAATGTTTTTGGTAAAGATAGATATATAGTTATAGCTAAAGATTTAACAAAAAAATGGGAACAAATTTATGGAAATACTATTGAAAAAATTATTTATTGGATTAAATTAGATAAAAATAGGTTAAAAGGAGAAATAGTATTAATTATTCAAGGTAATAAAAACATTACCAGCAACATAAATATGTCAAAAATATTATCTATTATAAAAATTTTAAAAAAAGATTTATCAACTAAAAAAATAATTAATATTATTTCTCATATATATCCTATTAGAAAAAATATTTTATATCAAATAATGTTAACAAAAATTTGA
- a CDS encoding rod shape-determining protein: protein MFKKFRGMFSNDLSIDLGTANTLIYVKGQGIVLNEPSVVAIRQDKTGFPKSVAAVGYDAKQMLGRTPGNIAAIRPMKDGVIADFFITEKMLQYFIKQVHSNSFMRPSPRVLVCVPVGATQVERRAIRESAQGAGAREVFLIEEPMAAAIGAGLPVSEATGSMVIDIGGGTTEVAVISLNGVVYSSSVRIGGDRFDEAIINHVRRNYGSLIGESTAEKIKHQIGSAFSNKEILEIEVRGRNLAEGVPRSFILNSNEILAALQEPLSGIVSAVMIALEQCPPELAGDIAERGMILTGGGALLKYFDKLLIEETGIPVAIAEDPLTCVARGGGKALEMIDMYGGDLFSEE from the coding sequence ATGTTTAAAAAATTTCGAGGAATGTTTTCTAACGATTTATCTATAGATTTAGGTACAGCAAATACTTTAATCTATGTTAAAGGACAAGGAATAGTTTTAAACGAACCATCAGTAGTAGCGATACGACAAGATAAAACTGGTTTTCCTAAAAGTGTAGCAGCAGTAGGTTATGATGCTAAACAAATGTTAGGTAGAACTCCTGGTAATATTGCTGCTATACGTCCTATGAAAGATGGTGTAATTGCTGATTTTTTTATCACAGAAAAAATGTTACAGTATTTTATAAAACAAGTACATAGTAATAGTTTTATGCGTCCTAGTCCTAGAGTATTAGTTTGTGTACCAGTAGGCGCTACACAGGTAGAACGTAGAGCAATTAGAGAATCCGCACAAGGAGCTGGTGCACGTGAAGTTTTTTTAATTGAGGAACCTATGGCAGCAGCTATAGGTGCTGGTTTACCTGTTTCCGAAGCTACTGGTTCAATGGTTATTGATATTGGTGGGGGTACTACAGAAGTTGCTGTTATATCTTTAAATGGAGTAGTATACTCTTCTTCAGTACGAATTGGTGGTGATAGATTTGATGAAGCTATTATTAATCATGTACGTAGAAATTACGGTTCATTAATAGGAGAATCAACAGCAGAAAAAATAAAACATCAAATTGGTTCGGCGTTTTCTAATAAAGAAATTTTAGAAATAGAAGTTAGAGGACGAAATTTAGCAGAAGGAGTCCCAAGAAGTTTTATATTGAATTCTAATGAAATATTAGCAGCTTTACAAGAACCTTTATCTGGTATAGTTAGTGCTGTTATGATTGCATTAGAACAATGTCCACCGGAATTAGCGGGAGATATTGCAGAAAGAGGTATGATATTAACTGGTGGTGGAGCGTTACTCAAATATTTTGATAAATTATTAATAGAAGAAACAGGAATACCTGTTGCTATCGCAGAAGATCCTTTAACTTGTGTAGCAAGAGGTGGTGGAAAAGCATTAGAAATGATCGATATGTATGGAGGTGATTTATTTAGTGAAGAATAA
- the mreC gene encoding rod shape-determining protein MreC yields MSLIFKKKKNIHLKFIIIIIISILFIIVDRYYNYFFIIKNYIDKKMSYTYVYLNKPYTIYNHIYDVYKQNKSIKSQNILLYKKLFLKNIELFFYKNYLYEFNNIYKILSIKLNTTKTIFSKKIPIILPWYSDKIFINKGLQDNIIPGNIAINDHGVIGQVLFTNKYVSSILLICSRYNSIHVHAHNNNANFILNGIGCKYPPLLKSEDISPNIIININDILFTSGLNDYHLVNYPVAKVINIKHTKNNMNIIFAQPLVQIEQIKYLLIINT; encoded by the coding sequence ATGTCCTTAATTTTTAAAAAAAAAAAAAATATACACTTAAAGTTTATTATTATCATAATAATTTCTATACTATTTATTATAGTAGATAGGTATTATAACTATTTTTTTATAATAAAAAATTATATTGATAAAAAAATGAGTTATACATATGTTTATTTAAATAAACCATATACTATATATAATCATATATATGATGTATATAAACAAAATAAAAGTATTAAATCACAAAATATTCTTTTATATAAGAAATTATTTTTAAAAAATATAGAATTATTTTTTTATAAAAATTATCTTTATGAATTCAATAATATATATAAAATTTTAAGTATAAAATTAAATACCACAAAAACAATTTTTAGTAAAAAAATACCTATAATATTACCATGGTATTCTGATAAAATTTTTATAAATAAAGGGTTACAAGATAATATTATTCCCGGAAATATTGCTATTAATGATCATGGTGTTATTGGACAAGTTTTGTTTACTAATAAATATGTTAGTAGTATTTTACTTATATGTAGTAGATATAATTCTATACATGTACATGCACATAATAATAATGCTAACTTTATTTTAAATGGAATAGGTTGTAAATATCCTCCATTACTAAAATCAGAAGATATTTCTCCAAACATTATTATAAATATTAATGATATCTTATTTACATCAGGGTTAAATGATTATCATCTTGTAAATTATCCAGTAGCTAAAGTAATAAACATTAAACATACTAAAAATAATATGAATATTATATTTGCACAACCATTAGTACAAATAGAACAAATTAAATATTTATTAATAATTAATACTTAA
- the mreD gene encoding rod shape-determining protein MreD encodes MAILIIFTNIILLSKQIHLIKYFILGIVLDILTDKMLGTYTLTLTILNYYLCYYRIWFQKLHFILQIILIFILFNIVNILTNYINNIDNLYYNMCQNNILNSIYWYILYFSLKKYSNRKKYTNHNIKIL; translated from the coding sequence ATGGCTATATTAATAATATTTACCAATATAATACTTTTATCGAAACAAATACATTTAATTAAATATTTTATTTTAGGAATTGTTCTTGATATCTTAACAGATAAAATGTTAGGAACATATACCTTAACTCTAACTATATTGAATTACTATTTATGTTATTATCGTATATGGTTTCAAAAATTACATTTTATCTTACAAATAATACTAATTTTCATACTATTTAATATAGTAAATATTTTGACTAATTATATAAATAATATAGACAATCTATATTATAATATGTGTCAAAACAATATTTTAAATAGTATTTATTGGTATATATTATATTTTTCTCTTAAAAAATATAGTAATAGAAAAAAATATACAAACCATAATATTAAAATTTTATAA
- a CDS encoding TusE/DsrC/DsvC family sulfur relay protein — translation MNKKINEWNTHIAKKLAIQENIILTTEHLEIIYIFKQLYNKFHTLPNMVILVNVIKNKYGILKGNSIYIHKLFPNGAIRQIAYISGLKEITVCL, via the coding sequence ATGAATAAAAAGATAAATGAATGGAATACACACATAGCTAAAAAACTTGCTATACAAGAAAATATTATTTTAACAACAGAACATTTAGAAATAATATATATTTTTAAACAATTATATAATAAATTTCATACTTTACCTAATATGGTTATATTAGTTAATGTTATAAAAAATAAATATGGTATTTTAAAAGGTAATAGTATTTATATACATAAACTTTTCCCTAATGGTGCTATTAGACAAATAGCTTATATTTCTGGGTTAAAAGAAATAACAGTATGTCTATAA
- the murB gene encoding UDP-N-acetylmuramate dehydrogenase: MLSLKKIHTFHVNVYAYNIIYIYSVKQLYNIWYQCKKKFIPYLILGKGSNVLFTENFHGFILLNRIKGIKIYSNTFFWNLHVGAGESWHKLVKYTIKRGIYGLENLALIPGCIGAAPIQNIGAYGMSLEYFCSYVDVFNPYNQQILRIPKKYCYFNYRNSIFKSQKYKHYIIIAVGLSIPKQWTPCIIYKELKYLNNNVTAQQIFQHVCNIRHKKLPNPNIIGNAGSFFKNPFVTLHQGLNIIKKFSKMPYILENNIFKISAAWLIEKCNFKGIIFNGASVYHKQALVIINKYNASGQNILNLANKIYNGVGKKFGIWLEAEIRIFDKKKEISQKKIFTKNKQ; the protein is encoded by the coding sequence ATGTTATCTTTAAAAAAAATTCATACATTTCATGTAAATGTATATGCGTATAATATTATTTATATATATAGTGTAAAACAACTATATAATATATGGTATCAATGTAAAAAAAAATTTATACCTTATTTGATATTAGGTAAAGGTAGTAATGTTCTATTCACAGAAAATTTCCACGGATTTATTTTATTAAATAGAATAAAAGGTATTAAAATATATTCTAATACTTTTTTTTGGAATTTACATGTTGGTGCAGGAGAATCTTGGCATAAGTTAGTTAAATATACTATAAAACGTGGAATTTATGGATTAGAAAATTTAGCATTGATTCCAGGATGTATCGGTGCCGCACCGATACAGAATATTGGTGCATATGGTATGTCTTTAGAGTATTTTTGTTCATATGTAGATGTATTTAATCCATATAATCAACAAATATTAAGAATACCAAAAAAATATTGTTATTTTAATTATAGAAATAGTATTTTTAAATCTCAAAAATATAAACATTATATTATTATCGCAGTAGGTCTATCTATACCTAAACAATGGACTCCTTGTATCATATACAAGGAATTAAAATATTTAAATAATAATGTAACTGCACAACAAATTTTTCAACATGTTTGTAATATTAGACATAAAAAATTACCAAATCCAAATATTATTGGTAATGCTGGTAGTTTTTTTAAAAACCCATTTGTAACTTTACATCAAGGTTTAAATATTATTAAAAAATTTTCTAAAATGCCATATATTTTAGAAAATAATATATTTAAAATATCTGCTGCATGGCTAATTGAAAAATGTAATTTTAAAGGAATTATTTTTAATGGTGCTTCAGTATACCATAAACAAGCTTTAGTTATTATAAATAAATATAATGCATCAGGGCAAAATATATTAAACTTAGCAAATAAAATATATAATGGTGTTGGTAAAAAATTTGGCATATGGTTAGAAGCTGAAATAAGGATTTTTGATAAAAAGAAAGAAATATCTCAAAAAAAAATATTTACTAAAAATAAACAATAA
- the aroQ gene encoding type II 3-dehydroquinate dehydratase, translating into MYRLKYHILIVNGPNLSLLGQREPEKYGNISLKTIISNLSKLANKKKCMLTHIQSNAEHILIDYLIQHSKHINYIIINPGAFTHTSIALRDTILAIQIPFIEVHITNIYKREKFRQKSFFSDIAQGVIIGCGIEGYNLALHVIFKKLGL; encoded by the coding sequence ATGTATAGGTTAAAGTATCATATTTTAATAGTTAACGGTCCTAATTTAAGTTTATTAGGTCAAAGAGAACCAGAAAAATATGGCAATATCTCTCTAAAAACAATTATATCTAATTTATCTAAATTAGCAAATAAAAAAAAATGTATGTTAACACATATACAATCTAATGCAGAACATATTCTAATAGATTATTTAATTCAACATAGTAAGCATATTAATTATATAATTATAAATCCTGGTGCTTTTACACATACTAGTATTGCACTACGTGATACTATATTAGCAATACAAATACCTTTTATTGAAGTACATATTACTAATATATATAAAAGAGAAAAGTTTCGTCAAAAATCTTTTTTTTCTGATATAGCTCAAGGGGTTATTATAGGTTGTGGTATTGAGGGTTATAATTTAGCTTTACATGTTATTTTTAAAAAATTAGGTTTATAA